A stretch of the Malus domestica chromosome 08, GDT2T_hap1 genome encodes the following:
- the LOC103416888 gene encoding protein FAR1-RELATED SEQUENCE 5-like, whose protein sequence is MAVAGRESEAKFGEGGDAGGEGVSAEEKEDPIIDIESDEENNREKDPVIVNRTENFDDIFVGKVVLNEKEAYDLYNNYATTFGFSVRKGQKRYNRKNQLRQVCYLCSKEGFKVDGDPSEASNSYKLETRTGCKAGIRFAVQTDGTLKVAQFFTQHNHELAKPEERQFLRSNRKVSEAQLGVIKTMAAAGIRTTNTYSYLAEEAGGSQNVGFTQRDCYNVVNKEKMVMFEAGDAQSLINLFKHKQAEDHMFFYTVQVDQENRMTNFFWRDGRSRLDYECFGDVVVFDTTYRTNRYNMICAPFVGVNHHWKNVLFGCAFLLDEKTETFTWLFDTFLESIGGQKPKTIFTDQCQAMANGIEKVFSGVCHRLCSWHISQNCAKNMSSLYANPDFRRLFNKCLKYYETELEFQSTWDELVAEVNLTGCSRMCSRMNMLYALRAKWCPAFSHDTFTCRIQSSQRSESTNNVFHQISTKTMRLIEFVHHYDKQAAKMRTSESEESYCYNQGLPSRVAQMSGILKHAATVYTRKMFKIFEKEFLNSLAVTMHEYESCGTIHSFELNAEGHIRVYLVQLNSSDGTVSCSCKMYEFVGLLCRHALRVLNVKSWTEIPSQHILKRWTKDAKKGLHANEHSQLLQVKGEPSVTLRRNALMRMAYNILSKGAESESATRVAMKKLGEMEELIEKDMIKSKGEVNKESNDNNDDDCNENGCSGDEPPILNPPLGKPRSQAI, encoded by the exons AAAGAAGATCCAATCATTGATATAGAAAGTGATGAAGAAAATAATAGAGAAAAAGATCCAGTCATTGTGAATCGAACGGAGAATTTCGATGACATTTTCGTGGGAAAAGTTGTACTAAATGAAAAGGAAGCTTATGATCTCTACAACAACTATGCTACGACATTTGGATTCAGTGTTCGTAAGGGACAAAAGAGATATAATAGAAAGAATCAACTAAGacaagtttgttatctttgttcAAAAGAAGGTTTTAAGGTAGATGGTGACCCGTCAGAAGCAAGCAATTCTTATAAACTAGAGACAAGAACAGGATGCAAAGCTGGAATTCGATTTGCAGTACAAACGGATGGTACGTTGAAAGTTGCTCAATTTTTTACTCAACACAATCACGAGCTTGCTAAACCAGAAGAGAGGCAGTTTTTGAGATCAAATAGAAAAGTTTCTGAAGCCCAGTTGGGTGTGATTAAAACCATGGCAGCTGCAGGAATAAGAACTACAAATACATATTCTTATTTAGCAGAAGAAGCTGGTGGGTCTCAGAATGTAGGTTTTACACAAAGAGATTGCTACAATGTtgtgaataaggaaaaaatggtCATGTTTGAAGCAGGGGATGCTCAAAGTTTGATCAACCTTTTCAAGCACAAGCAAGCAGAAGATCATATGTTCTTTTACACTGTGCAAGTGGATCAAGAAAATCGAATGACAAACTTTTTTTGGAGAGATGGAAGGTCGCGACTTGACTATGAGTGCTTTGGGGATGTTGTAGTATTTGATACTACATATCGTACCAATAGGTATAACATGATTTGTGCTCCTTTTGTCGGCGTTAATCACCATTGGAAAAATGTATTGTTTGGTTGTGCATTTTTACTGGATGAGAAAACAGAAACGTTTACTTGGTTATTTGATACTTTTTTGGAATCAATAGGAGGTCAAAAGCCAAAGACAATTTTTACTGATCAGTGTCAAGCTATGGCAAATGGCATTGAAAAAGTTTTTTCTGGGGTATGTCATCGTTTATGCTCGTGGCACATTTCTCAGAATTGTGCAAAAAATATGTCAAGTCTCTATGCGAACCCTGATTTTAGACGTTTGTTCAATAAATGTCTTAAATATTATGAGACGGAATTGGAATTCCAGTCGACTTGGGATGAGCTTGTTGCAGAAGTCAACCTTACAGGGTGCTCACGGATGTGCTCACGGATGAATATGTTGTATGCGCTTCGTGCCAAATGGTGTCCGGCATTTAGCCATGATACTTTCACATGTCGGATACAATCTTCACAAAGAAGTGAGAGCACGAATAATGTTTTCCACCAAATTTCTACCAAGACAATGAGACTTATTGAATTTGTGCATCATTATGATAAACAAGCAGCAAAAATGCGTACAAGTGAATCAGAAGAGTCTTATTGTTACAATCAGGGTCTCCCTTCTAGAGTTGCCCAAATGAGTGGAATTTTGAAGCATGCTGCTACTGTCTACACTAggaaaatgtttaaaatatttgaaaaagagTTTTTGAATAGCTTAGCAGTGACAATGCATGAATATGAGAGTTGTGGTACAATACACTCTTTTGAACTTAATGCGGAGGGTCACATAAGAGTTTACCTTGTCCAACTTAACTCATCAGATGGCACGGTTTCTTGTAGCTGCAAAATGTATGAGTTCGTGGGTTTGTTGTGTCGTCATGCTCTAAGGGTACTAAACGTCAAATCTTGGACTGAAATACCTTCACAACATATATTGAAGCGTTGGACAAAAGATGCAAAGAAAGGATTGCATGCAAATGAGCATAGTCAATTATTGCAGGTAAAAGGTGAACCATCTGTTACATTGCGTCGAAATGCTTTGATGCGAATGGCTTATAATATATTGAGTAAGGGAGCAGAGTCCGAAAGTGCTACTAGAGTTGCCATGAAAAAATTGGGAGAGATGGAGGAATTGATTGAAAAGGATATGATCAAGTCAAAGGGTGAAGTTAATAAAGAGAGCAATGATAACAATGATGATGATTGTAATGAAAATGGTTGCTCAGGTGATGAGCCACCAATATTGAATCCTCCGTTG gGAAAACCAAGAAGCCAAGCAATATAG